In Haloplanus rubicundus, one DNA window encodes the following:
- a CDS encoding DUF7554 family protein, with translation MSRAAVEVEDLLKVVLVLVVVWLALEIVGEVFDLFVGLLNLFPTVIGVLIVVLIVLWLLDRI, from the coding sequence ATGTCACGCGCCGCCGTCGAAGTCGAGGACCTCCTGAAAGTCGTCCTCGTCCTCGTCGTCGTCTGGCTCGCCCTCGAAATCGTCGGTGAGGTGTTCGACCTCTTCGTCGGCCTGCTCAACCTCTTCCCGACGGTGATCGGAGTGCTCATCGTCGTGCTGATCGTCCTCTGGTTGCTCGACCGGATCTGA
- a CDS encoding 2'-5' RNA ligase family protein gives MYSLNVPVPPAAERLAADLHPQLVAFDRIRDRHTLVCKRFEADEAEYDHLRERLRVALSPTPAFEAQVTGIDAFETPTHGPGPVVYLAVESPGLHDLHRRLVAAFGAVHDDLEGEAYVPHVTLARGGGEASATPLAPGDASALDRLRAVDIDPITWTVSELHLWSRARREAVWTVSLPR, from the coding sequence GTGTACAGTCTGAACGTTCCCGTCCCCCCCGCGGCCGAGCGCCTCGCGGCCGACCTCCACCCGCAACTCGTCGCCTTCGACCGGATTCGCGACCGCCACACGCTCGTCTGCAAGCGCTTCGAGGCCGACGAGGCCGAGTACGACCACCTGCGCGAGCGCCTCCGGGTCGCGCTCTCGCCTACCCCTGCCTTTGAGGCGCAGGTTACGGGTATCGACGCCTTCGAGACGCCCACGCACGGTCCCGGCCCGGTGGTCTACCTCGCCGTCGAGAGTCCCGGCCTCCACGACCTGCACCGGCGACTCGTCGCGGCGTTCGGCGCGGTCCACGACGACCTGGAGGGCGAGGCGTACGTCCCGCACGTCACGCTGGCGCGAGGAGGTGGCGAGGCGTCGGCGACGCCGCTGGCCCCCGGCGATGCGTCGGCACTCGACCGCCTCCGAGCCGTCGACATCGACCCCATCACGTGGACCGTCTCCGAACTCCACCTCTGGAGCCGCGCCCGTCGCGAGGCCGTGTGGACGGTGTCGCTGCCGCGCTAG
- a CDS encoding cytochrome P450: MPPQSRSRSRPPGPRGEPVFGNSRQYARDPFGFLTACEAVYGDVVSVDFGPLSAYVLTNPADIERVLVGDHARYRKPEFQADELGRLLGNGLLLSEGETWRRQRRLAAPAFDMSRVAGIADTMTAHAEATVERWSTGDDLDLEAEMARLTVRIIADAMLGVDLSAERVRAIQETLDPLGKRFEPDPVRFVTPDWLPTRGNRAFEDAVERLEGVVDDIVEERRGTEGDADADNPPMDLLSILLRARNRGEVSDQQLRDEVLTMLLAGHDTTALTLTYAGYLLAEHPAAEGRLHAELDSVLDGAPTFADVRELTYLDRVLQETMRLYPPVYAMFREPLVDVKLGGYRIPEGAAVMCPQWAVHRSPRWWDDPERFDPDRWTRERAADRPRFAHFPFGGGPRHCIGKQFSLLEATLILAVIGREYRLDYCGDGPLDLQGSLTMHPEGGMPMRVERR; encoded by the coding sequence ATGCCCCCGCAGTCACGGTCGCGGTCACGGCCCCCCGGCCCCCGCGGCGAACCCGTCTTCGGCAACAGCAGACAGTACGCGCGCGACCCGTTCGGCTTCCTGACGGCGTGTGAAGCGGTGTACGGTGACGTAGTGAGCGTCGACTTCGGGCCGCTGTCCGCGTACGTCCTCACCAACCCCGCGGACATCGAACGGGTGCTCGTCGGCGACCACGCGCGCTACCGGAAACCGGAGTTTCAGGCGGACGAACTCGGCCGCCTCCTCGGGAACGGCCTCCTCCTGAGCGAGGGTGAGACGTGGCGCCGGCAGCGTAGGCTCGCGGCGCCCGCGTTCGACATGTCGCGGGTCGCGGGCATCGCCGACACGATGACCGCCCACGCCGAGGCGACGGTCGAGAGGTGGTCGACGGGCGACGACCTGGACCTCGAAGCCGAGATGGCGCGGCTGACGGTGCGGATCATCGCCGACGCCATGCTCGGCGTCGACCTCTCGGCCGAGCGGGTGCGGGCGATCCAAGAGACCCTCGATCCACTCGGGAAGCGCTTCGAACCCGACCCCGTCCGCTTCGTCACGCCGGACTGGCTCCCGACCCGCGGAAACCGGGCGTTCGAGGACGCGGTCGAGCGGCTGGAGGGCGTCGTCGACGACATCGTCGAGGAGCGGCGCGGCACCGAGGGCGACGCCGACGCCGACAACCCGCCGATGGACCTGCTGTCGATCCTCCTCCGGGCACGGAATCGGGGCGAGGTGAGCGACCAGCAACTCCGCGACGAGGTGCTGACGATGCTGCTCGCGGGCCACGACACGACGGCGCTGACGCTCACCTACGCCGGCTACCTGCTCGCCGAGCATCCGGCGGCCGAGGGGCGACTCCACGCCGAACTCGATTCGGTCCTCGACGGGGCGCCGACGTTCGCCGACGTGCGGGAGCTGACGTATCTGGATCGGGTCTTACAGGAGACGATGCGGCTGTATCCCCCGGTGTACGCCATGTTCCGCGAGCCGCTCGTCGACGTGAAACTCGGCGGGTACCGCATCCCCGAAGGGGCGGCGGTGATGTGCCCGCAGTGGGCCGTCCACCGCTCGCCGCGATGGTGGGACGACCCCGAACGCTTCGATCCGGACCGGTGGACGCGGGAGCGGGCCGCCGACCGGCCCCGATTCGCACACTTCCCGTTCGGCGGCGGGCCGCGCCACTGCATCGGCAAGCAGTTCTCGTTGCTGGAGGCGACGCTCATCCTGGCCGTGATCGGACGCGAGTACCGCCTCGACTACTGCGGGGACGGCCCGCTCGACCTCCAGGGGTCGCTGACGATGCATCCGGAGGGCGGGATGCCGATGCGGGTCGAGCGGCGCTAG
- a CDS encoding ATP-dependent DNA helicase: MAETAGYERFFPYDDPYPNQREAMDRIANALERGQDVLMEGAPGTGKTLSALVPALAHAREHDRTVVITTNVHQQMRQFVEDARAIREEEPIRAVVFKGKGSMCHLDVGYEECRSLKETTRSLVEAETDRRELAERSEALLDDVRAGSEEAGEARAAVMDELEALEEEIEELEAANVCDHYRANLTRDTDAFHDWLFEDVRTPEEIYAYADERGLCGYELLKEGMEGIDLAVCNYHHLLDPTIREHFFRWLDRDPSEVITVFDEAHNVESTAREHATRTCSARTLEGALAELDEADDSRAGRARNVIEAFRHGLETAVDDALGFGEREQVGDDWHDLAIANDDRRDDLTLAFLDAYEGEGIDTEVDLALQVGELLDEAYEEAYRRGETTTRTESATLQAAGFIADWMGHGTDLGRHPMAAVRRDAGTGEVYGRAELYTCIPREVTEGLFDEVAASVLMSATLRPFDVVGDVLGLSDPVTMAYGLAYPEERRRTFAVEGPALFASERDDPETQATVAETLADAVRMTPGNTLVFCPSYAEAERYHDRLDLANSYLDEAGTPTEDLRQRFVAGGTSSTSRNGGEASATPRTAGEERRSSGSEGRGPSGSRPEADDSRTQSGNGEAGGSTLFTSLWGTLGEGVSFDGDDARTVVVVGVPYPNLSERLEAVQDAYDRVYDDRREAGWRYAVEIPTIRKTRQALGRVIRSPDDFGVRILLDKRYTRAARDMGKYGVRDSFPPEERDELIDVAPEKLKFAILNFYADLDAYDGDPPAP, encoded by the coding sequence GTGGCAGAAACGGCGGGGTACGAGCGGTTCTTCCCCTACGACGACCCGTATCCGAACCAGCGGGAGGCGATGGACCGCATCGCCAACGCCCTCGAACGCGGCCAGGACGTGCTGATGGAGGGCGCACCGGGGACGGGCAAGACGCTCTCGGCGCTCGTGCCGGCGCTCGCGCACGCCCGCGAGCACGACCGGACCGTCGTCATCACGACGAACGTCCACCAGCAGATGCGCCAGTTCGTCGAGGACGCCCGCGCCATCAGGGAGGAGGAGCCGATTCGGGCGGTCGTCTTCAAGGGCAAAGGCTCGATGTGTCACCTCGACGTCGGCTACGAGGAGTGCCGGAGCCTGAAGGAGACGACGCGGTCGCTGGTCGAGGCCGAAACGGACCGGCGCGAACTCGCCGAGCGCAGCGAGGCGCTCCTCGACGACGTGCGCGCAGGGAGCGAGGAGGCGGGCGAGGCCCGCGCCGCCGTGATGGACGAACTCGAAGCGCTGGAAGAGGAGATCGAGGAACTCGAAGCCGCGAACGTCTGTGACCACTACCGCGCGAACCTCACCCGCGACACCGACGCCTTCCACGACTGGCTGTTCGAGGACGTGCGGACGCCGGAGGAGATCTACGCCTACGCCGACGAGCGTGGCCTCTGTGGCTACGAACTCCTCAAGGAGGGGATGGAGGGAATCGACCTCGCCGTCTGCAACTACCACCACCTGCTCGATCCGACGATCCGCGAACACTTCTTCCGGTGGCTGGATCGTGACCCGTCGGAGGTGATCACCGTCTTCGACGAGGCCCACAACGTCGAGTCGACGGCCCGGGAGCACGCGACCCGGACGTGCTCTGCACGGACGCTGGAGGGTGCGCTGGCCGAACTCGACGAGGCCGACGATTCGCGCGCCGGGCGGGCGAGAAACGTGATCGAGGCCTTCCGGCACGGCCTGGAGACGGCCGTCGACGACGCCCTCGGGTTCGGCGAGCGCGAACAGGTTGGCGACGACTGGCACGACCTCGCCATCGCCAACGACGACCGGCGGGACGATCTGACGCTCGCCTTCCTCGACGCCTACGAGGGCGAGGGGATCGATACGGAGGTCGATCTCGCGCTGCAGGTCGGGGAACTGCTGGACGAGGCGTACGAGGAGGCCTACCGCCGTGGCGAGACGACGACCCGGACGGAATCGGCCACCCTGCAGGCCGCGGGCTTCATCGCCGACTGGATGGGTCACGGGACGGACCTCGGACGACATCCGATGGCCGCGGTGCGACGCGACGCCGGGACGGGGGAGGTGTACGGCCGGGCGGAACTCTACACCTGCATCCCGCGGGAGGTGACCGAGGGGCTGTTCGACGAGGTGGCCGCGAGCGTCCTGATGAGCGCGACGCTCCGCCCGTTCGACGTGGTCGGGGACGTACTCGGCCTGAGCGATCCGGTGACGATGGCCTACGGGCTGGCGTATCCCGAGGAGCGCCGGCGGACGTTCGCCGTCGAGGGCCCGGCGCTCTTTGCCAGCGAGCGCGACGACCCCGAGACGCAGGCGACGGTGGCCGAGACGCTCGCCGACGCCGTCCGGATGACACCCGGCAACACGCTCGTCTTCTGTCCCTCCTACGCGGAGGCCGAGCGGTACCACGACCGGCTGGACCTCGCGAACAGCTACCTCGACGAGGCCGGAACGCCGACCGAGGACCTCCGCCAGCGGTTCGTCGCGGGCGGGACGTCTTCGACATCCCGGAACGGTGGCGAGGCGTCGGCGACGCCTCGAACCGCCGGCGAGGAGCGACGCTCCTCGGGCAGCGAGGGACGCGGTCCCTCGGGCAGTCGGCCGGAGGCCGACGACAGCCGGACGCAGTCCGGTAACGGCGAAGCCGGCGGATCGACCCTCTTTACTTCGCTGTGGGGGACGCTCGGCGAGGGCGTGAGCTTCGACGGCGACGACGCCCGGACCGTCGTCGTCGTCGGCGTCCCCTACCCCAACCTCTCGGAGCGCCTCGAAGCGGTACAGGACGCCTACGATCGGGTCTACGACGACCGACGGGAGGCGGGGTGGCGCTACGCCGTCGAGATTCCGACGATCCGCAAGACGCGGCAGGCCCTCGGCCGGGTGATCCGCTCGCCCGACGACTTCGGCGTCCGGATTCTGCTGGACAAACGCTACACGCGCGCCGCCCGCGACATGGGGAAATACGGCGTCCGCGACTCGTTCCCGCCGGAGGAGCGGGACGAACTCATCGACGTCGCGCCGGAGAAACTCAAGTTCGCGATCCTGAATTTCTACGCGGACCTCGACGCGTACGACGGCGACCCGCCGGCGCCGTGA
- a CDS encoding DUF6789 family protein — protein sequence MSTTTETVGETGELGGNWQAGVLGGILGALAMGVLVLAMSPPVLAVAIPSLYGLAPPPNPGLGMIVHVSHGAVLGVVFAGLVGALGIEGTTRRVGLGAAWGVVTWVGLAALVMPVWLSVVGSPASPPFPNFALPSLLWHVVYGAVLGGVYAVTADRV from the coding sequence ATGTCGACGACGACAGAAACGGTCGGCGAAACCGGCGAACTGGGCGGCAACTGGCAGGCCGGCGTCCTCGGCGGCATCCTCGGGGCGCTGGCGATGGGGGTGCTCGTCCTCGCGATGAGTCCGCCGGTACTGGCGGTGGCGATTCCGTCGCTGTACGGGCTGGCGCCGCCACCGAATCCCGGTCTCGGAATGATCGTCCACGTCTCCCACGGGGCGGTGTTGGGCGTGGTCTTCGCGGGTCTCGTCGGGGCACTGGGAATCGAGGGCACGACCCGGCGCGTCGGTCTCGGCGCCGCGTGGGGCGTCGTGACGTGGGTCGGGCTAGCGGCGCTCGTGATGCCCGTCTGGTTGAGCGTCGTCGGCTCCCCCGCGTCGCCGCCGTTCCCCAACTTCGCCCTGCCGTCGCTCCTGTGGCACGTCGTCTACGGGGCGGTGCTGGGTGGAGTGTACGCGGTGACTGCGGATCGGGTGTGA
- a CDS encoding alpha/beta fold hydrolase → MTLEDRHLENEYYTQAEHGDYDLFDLGDFELASGRRIPDCKLAYQTHGKLNQGKDNAIVFPHMYSGTHRDMEMYVGEDMAIDPKEYFVIMPNQLGNGLSTSPHNTPPQDGGMGNFPDVNIEDDIRAQHKLVTEEFGIDELELVLGWSMGAQQTYEWAVRYPEMVKRAAPIAGTAKVTPHDRLFIDAHMEAIRSDPAWNDGFYDDPHAVITGLKRHAQIWSVMGLCTQFYHYEERAWERAGFTSVEDLMANFWEDWFLRMDPNDLLAMAKKWQNGDVSRNTDGDLEAALGRIEAKTFVMPFEEDMFFPVSDCAHEESMIPDSELRPIPSLWGHFAMFGIFEEDKQAIDDNIRELLETPV, encoded by the coding sequence ATGACGCTCGAAGACCGTCATCTGGAGAACGAGTACTACACGCAGGCCGAACACGGCGACTACGACCTGTTCGACCTCGGCGACTTCGAACTGGCGTCGGGCCGGCGGATTCCGGACTGCAAACTGGCCTATCAGACCCACGGCAAACTGAACCAGGGGAAGGACAACGCCATCGTCTTCCCGCACATGTACTCGGGCACCCATCGAGACATGGAGATGTACGTGGGCGAGGACATGGCCATCGACCCGAAGGAGTACTTCGTGATCATGCCCAACCAACTGGGCAACGGGCTCTCCACGTCGCCGCACAACACGCCGCCACAGGACGGCGGCATGGGTAACTTCCCGGACGTGAACATCGAGGACGACATCCGCGCCCAGCACAAGCTGGTCACCGAGGAGTTCGGCATCGACGAACTGGAGCTCGTCCTCGGGTGGTCGATGGGCGCCCAGCAGACCTACGAGTGGGCAGTGCGGTACCCGGAGATGGTCAAACGCGCCGCGCCCATCGCGGGGACGGCGAAGGTGACGCCCCACGACCGGTTGTTCATCGACGCGCACATGGAGGCCATCCGGTCCGATCCGGCGTGGAACGACGGCTTCTACGACGACCCGCACGCGGTCATCACCGGTCTCAAGCGTCACGCCCAGATCTGGTCGGTGATGGGGCTGTGTACGCAGTTCTACCACTACGAGGAACGCGCGTGGGAGCGGGCCGGCTTCACGTCCGTCGAAGACTTGATGGCTAACTTCTGGGAGGACTGGTTCCTGCGGATGGACCCGAACGACCTCTTGGCGATGGCCAAAAAGTGGCAGAACGGGGACGTGAGCCGGAACACCGACGGTGACCTCGAAGCCGCGCTCGGCCGCATCGAGGCCAAGACGTTCGTCATGCCCTTCGAGGAGGACATGTTCTTCCCCGTCAGCGACTGCGCTCACGAGGAGTCGATGATCCCGGACAGCGAACTCCGGCCGATCCCCAGCCTCTGGGGCCACTTCGCCATGTTCGGCATCTTCGAGGAGGACAAACAGGCCATCGACGACAACATCCGGGAACTGCTCGAGACGCCGGTCTGA
- the argF gene encoding ornithine carbamoyltransferase, with protein sequence MIEATDVLDVDDLTAEDLTTVLDRAAAIKAGEDDTDLDRQTLAMVFEKPSTRTRASFETAMTRLGGHAIFLGPDDIHLGSGEPVKDTARALAGYADAIMARLFDHADAEELAAYADVPVINGLTDDAHPCQTLADLLTIRERFGGFDDATVAWVGDGNNVAQSFVLGAALADLDFTVTTPPEYGIDDDVLDRAAALGRTPRFVDDPADAVADADVVYTDVWVSMGEEDVREEKLQAFEGFQLNADLLAGSDALVMHCLPAHRGEEITDEVVESDRSIVWQQAENRLHAQAGLLVELLAE encoded by the coding sequence ATGATCGAAGCGACCGACGTCCTCGACGTGGACGACCTCACGGCCGAGGACCTGACGACGGTGTTGGATCGTGCGGCGGCCATCAAGGCCGGCGAAGACGACACGGACCTCGACCGGCAAACGCTCGCGATGGTGTTCGAGAAGCCGAGCACGCGTACCCGCGCGTCGTTCGAGACGGCGATGACCCGGCTCGGCGGCCACGCCATCTTCCTCGGCCCGGACGACATCCACCTCGGGAGCGGCGAACCGGTCAAGGACACCGCCCGCGCGCTCGCGGGCTACGCCGACGCCATCATGGCGCGGCTGTTCGACCACGCCGACGCCGAGGAACTCGCCGCCTACGCCGACGTACCGGTGATCAACGGCCTGACCGACGACGCCCACCCCTGTCAGACGCTCGCGGACCTGCTGACGATCCGCGAGCGGTTCGGCGGGTTCGACGACGCGACTGTCGCGTGGGTGGGCGACGGCAACAACGTCGCGCAGTCGTTCGTCCTCGGTGCGGCGCTCGCGGACCTCGATTTCACGGTGACGACGCCGCCCGAGTACGGCATCGACGACGACGTGCTGGATCGGGCGGCGGCGCTCGGTCGGACGCCCCGATTCGTCGACGACCCCGCCGACGCCGTCGCCGACGCCGACGTGGTCTACACCGACGTGTGGGTGTCGATGGGTGAGGAAGACGTTCGCGAGGAGAAACTGCAGGCGTTCGAGGGCTTCCAGTTGAACGCCGACCTCCTCGCCGGCAGCGACGCGCTGGTGATGCACTGCCTGCCCGCCCATCGGGGCGAGGAGATCACCGACGAGGTGGTCGAGAGCGACCGGTCTATCGTCTGGCAGCAGGCCGAGAACCGCTTGCACGCGCAGGCGGGGTTGCTGGTCGAACTGCTGGCGGAGTAG
- a CDS encoding [LysW]-lysine hydrolase: MTASEEVLPDVGDVELTEAQRLLVDLVSIPSPSGEEAAAAERLVDFFEAHDREVWVDEVGNVHAPADDAVLLTSHIDTVPGDIPVEIRDGEEGKELWGRGSVDATGPLSAMAVAAVETGVSFLGVVGEEVDSRGSRHVVESGRAEPGAVVNGEPSGWTGITLGYRGLLAGTYVATSESGHTSRPENNAIQDAMDWWTRVEDEFDPDEYLPVFERVTCKPTAFEGGPSADGLSVEATMEVQFRVPPKYTVDDVREMADGQLDIGTVHWYDHVPPVMQSPRTDAARAFRAAIREAGGEPRLLRKTGTADMNVFASAWDCPMVTYGPGDSDLDHAPNEHLLLDEYDRSIEVLIDACQRLQ, translated from the coding sequence ATGACCGCGAGCGAGGAGGTACTGCCCGACGTGGGCGACGTGGAGTTGACCGAGGCCCAGCGCTTGCTAGTCGACCTCGTCTCCATCCCCTCGCCGTCGGGCGAGGAGGCCGCAGCGGCCGAACGCCTCGTCGACTTCTTCGAGGCCCACGACCGTGAGGTGTGGGTCGACGAGGTGGGGAACGTCCACGCCCCGGCCGACGACGCCGTCCTCCTGACCTCCCACATCGACACCGTGCCGGGCGACATCCCGGTCGAGATTCGGGACGGCGAGGAGGGGAAGGAACTCTGGGGCCGGGGGAGCGTCGACGCCACCGGCCCGCTTTCGGCGATGGCCGTCGCCGCGGTGGAGACGGGCGTGAGTTTCCTCGGCGTCGTCGGCGAGGAAGTCGACTCCCGTGGCTCCCGGCACGTCGTCGAGAGCGGCCGCGCGGAGCCCGGCGCCGTCGTCAACGGCGAGCCGAGCGGGTGGACGGGCATCACGCTCGGCTACCGTGGGCTGCTGGCGGGGACGTACGTCGCCACCAGCGAGTCGGGGCACACCTCCCGCCCGGAAAACAACGCGATTCAGGACGCGATGGACTGGTGGACGCGGGTGGAAGACGAGTTCGACCCCGACGAGTACCTCCCCGTCTTCGAGCGGGTGACCTGCAAGCCGACGGCGTTCGAGGGCGGCCCCAGCGCGGACGGCCTCTCCGTCGAGGCGACGATGGAGGTGCAGTTCCGCGTGCCGCCGAAGTACACCGTCGACGACGTACGGGAGATGGCTGACGGCCAGCTCGACATCGGGACCGTCCACTGGTACGATCACGTCCCGCCGGTGATGCAGAGCCCCCGCACCGACGCCGCGCGGGCGTTCCGCGCCGCCATCCGGGAGGCGGGCGGCGAACCGCGCCTCCTCCGAAAGACGGGGACCGCCGACATGAACGTCTTCGCGTCCGCCTGGGACTGCCCGATGGTCACGTACGGACCCGGCGACTCGGATCTGGATCACGCGCCGAACGAACACCTCCTCCTCGACGAGTACGATCGCTCCATCGAGGTGCTGATCGACGCCTGCCAACGACTACAATGA
- a CDS encoding aspartate aminotransferase family protein, giving the protein MSGFVFSEKPIGIERGEGAFLYADDGTEYLDFGASYAVTPVGHCHPRVVDAVKAQVEDLMYVQASYPVEARTELYGKLATVSPPGLDNVWLCNSGTEANEAAIKFARNATGRGKIVATRRGFHGRTLGALSMTWKDKYKKPFEPLIDGVEFVSYGDSEELAEAVDEETAAVFLEPIQGEGGIHPADATYLRRAREVTEEAGAALVFDEIQTGVGRTGTLWACERSEVEPDILTTAKGIASGLPLGATVCADWIADADPEHGSTFSGGPVVCAAANATLDVVVEEDLPTRAADVGSYLMESVEDADLPIREVRGQGLMIGLEVKRGSNRLLRDLALNEQVLALPAGRTVLRLLPPLIIDEEHADRFVESLEAVL; this is encoded by the coding sequence ATGAGCGGTTTCGTCTTTTCCGAGAAACCAATCGGGATCGAACGCGGCGAGGGGGCCTTCCTCTACGCCGACGACGGCACCGAGTATCTCGACTTCGGTGCGAGCTACGCCGTCACGCCCGTCGGCCACTGTCACCCGCGGGTCGTCGACGCCGTGAAGGCACAGGTCGAGGACCTCATGTACGTCCAGGCGTCCTATCCCGTCGAGGCGCGGACGGAACTGTACGGGAAACTGGCGACGGTGTCGCCGCCGGGACTGGACAACGTCTGGCTCTGCAACTCGGGCACCGAGGCCAACGAGGCGGCGATCAAGTTCGCGCGCAACGCCACGGGCCGGGGGAAGATCGTCGCCACGCGCCGCGGCTTCCACGGCCGCACCCTCGGCGCCCTCTCGATGACGTGGAAGGACAAGTACAAGAAGCCGTTCGAACCCCTGATCGACGGCGTCGAGTTCGTCTCCTACGGCGATAGCGAGGAACTCGCGGAGGCGGTCGACGAGGAGACGGCCGCCGTCTTCCTCGAACCCATCCAGGGCGAGGGCGGCATCCACCCCGCGGACGCGACGTATCTGCGTCGCGCCCGAGAAGTGACCGAGGAGGCGGGCGCCGCCCTCGTCTTCGACGAGATTCAGACCGGCGTCGGCCGCACGGGGACGCTCTGGGCCTGCGAACGCTCCGAAGTGGAACCGGACATCCTCACGACGGCCAAGGGCATCGCCAGCGGCCTCCCCCTCGGCGCGACGGTGTGTGCGGACTGGATCGCCGACGCCGACCCCGAACACGGCTCGACGTTCAGCGGCGGGCCGGTGGTCTGTGCCGCCGCCAACGCCACTCTCGACGTGGTCGTCGAGGAGGACTTGCCCACCCGCGCCGCGGACGTCGGCAGTTACCTGATGGAGTCCGTCGAGGACGCCGACCTGCCGATCCGCGAGGTGCGGGGGCAGGGGCTGATGATCGGCCTCGAAGTGAAGCGGGGGTCGAACCGCCTGCTCCGTGACCTCGCGCTGAACGAGCAGGTGCTCGCGCTCCCGGCCGGCCGGACCGTCCTCCGCTTGCTCCCGCCGCTGATCATCGACGAGGAGCACGCCGACCGGTTCGTCGAGTCGCTGGAGGCGGTGTTATGA
- a CDS encoding acetylglutamate/acetylaminoadipate kinase, protein MSVVVKIGGAKAVDPAGAVADIAGLVDDGEPVAVVHGGSTAVDDLLDRLGIDPTYVETPGGVVGRFTDEATMEAFTMAMGRVNSDLVATFREAGVDAVGLSGVDGGLITGPRKSAVRVIEDGKKKIKRGDHSGKIESVNADLLETLLGEGYTPVAGPPMLADDGVPVNTDADRAAAAVAGALGATLVVLTDVAGVYADPDDSSTLIESVTTPAEYDALTDAAEGFMTKKVMAATEALESGASEVIVADANADAPVTAALGGSGTHIHRSALEDP, encoded by the coding sequence ATGTCGGTGGTAGTCAAGATCGGCGGCGCGAAGGCGGTCGATCCGGCGGGCGCCGTCGCCGACATCGCCGGCCTCGTCGACGACGGCGAACCCGTCGCCGTCGTCCACGGCGGCTCCACCGCCGTCGACGACCTGCTGGATCGGCTGGGGATCGACCCCACGTACGTCGAGACGCCGGGCGGCGTCGTCGGGCGCTTTACCGACGAGGCGACGATGGAGGCGTTCACGATGGCGATGGGCCGCGTGAACAGCGACCTCGTGGCGACGTTCCGCGAGGCGGGCGTCGACGCCGTCGGTCTATCGGGCGTCGACGGCGGCCTCATCACCGGCCCCCGGAAGTCCGCGGTCCGCGTGATCGAGGACGGCAAGAAGAAGATCAAGCGCGGCGATCACTCGGGGAAGATCGAATCGGTGAACGCCGACCTGCTGGAGACGTTGCTCGGGGAGGGCTACACGCCCGTCGCGGGCCCGCCGATGCTCGCCGACGACGGCGTCCCGGTCAACACGGACGCCGACCGCGCGGCCGCGGCGGTGGCGGGCGCCCTCGGCGCGACGCTCGTCGTCCTCACCGACGTGGCGGGGGTGTACGCCGACCCCGACGACTCCAGTACCCTGATCGAGTCGGTGACCACGCCCGCGGAGTACGACGCGCTCACCGACGCCGCGGAGGGGTTCATGACCAAGAAGGTGATGGCCGCTACCGAAGCACTGGAGTCGGGAGCGAGCGAAGTGATCGTCGCCGACGCCAACGCCGACGCCCCCGTTACGGCAGCACTGGGCGGAAGCGGTACACACATTCATCGGAGTGCTCTAGAGGACCCATGA